CAACCTTATCACCTGAATCTGTGACAAAAGATGTACTATGAACATATTGTAAATCCTCTTTCACGGTTACTCCAACTTCCTCCATAATTTCTCTTTTCACAGTTCTCTCAAGAATATCAAATGAGTTTCCTTCATCATCAACTTTACCTCCAACTAACGAGAGAAGACCGCCAGCATGCTCTTCTTTTTTGCTTCGTTCAATGATCAGCCATTTTCCGTTGTCGTAAATAGCCGCTTCAACGTTTACGATAAACATACTATCCTTCCTCCAAACAATTTTTCATTGACTAATTTAGAATCTAATTTCGACAAAAGTATAGAAAAACCTCCCCTATTAGAGTAAGTAATTCCGTTTTCGAGGAGATAAACATTAAACACAATAGAATTCGCAACGCGTTTAACATTATGTTTTATGTGTTGTTTTTTTGTAGTTTTATTAAGAAAACACTCGAATCCATTACAGGCGTACGCTTTCCGCGGGCAATGCTTCAGCCTCCTCATTCACTAAAAACGTGCTCATTGCGGGGTCTTCAGCTATTGCTATTCCCGCTGGAGTCGCCGCCTTTCACTCCTTCGAGTTATAAAATCTGTGAAAAATAACCTAATTTTATCAAGAATTTAGTAGGAATTTCTTCTTGGTAAAAATGAAATTATACCTAAAAATACCACTTCAAGTAACATCTAACTAATAAATATTATTTACTCACTAAAAAGGGTGCTAAATAAAGCGTCATTTATTATGAGAATACCCGAGAAACATTTGTATTTCCACAATCATAAAGGAGATAATTCATGTGCGAATTACCTCCAAAATGTGTTGTTTCGATTTTTTCCCTTTAAACGGAACTACTTACTAGTAGAGGGAAGGGTAATATCTTTATGGTCCACTAATGATGTTCCAGACGAGTGTTGTCTGATATGAAAGATTTTCTTCATTATGTATAGCATGTTCGGGGATTTGCATTTTTAGTGAATCATTACCAAATCTCACCTTATATGAACCCATCCCTTCCCCTTCTTTTGCGTGAAGAACTTTCAAAGGCATTTTATTATTAATGGAGAACGCCCCTCCATGCTTCCAATTCGGTTTCGTTGCCGAGCCGGTTTTTCCACGGATTGTTGCATTATTTGTTTCTAATAAAAGTCCCCCATGGAAATCCTTTATTTCGTCGTTCGTACTCGTTTCAATTATCGGCTTTGATTTTACCGTTAACGTCCAGCCATTCCCTGTACCTGTTGCATCAACGATTGTTAAATCTCCAGCCTTTGCTGAGGCATAATCACTTCCTGAATTTCTCTCAAATAAAACTCGGTCCATTGACGAATGCACATGTATGGTTCCGCCAGTTACAGATACATTTGTCCTCATTTCTTTCGTTATTGACTTCGCTGACGGTACATTTATTGCTAAACAAATAATCACAATGGTAGAAAGCGTTAAGATCAATATTTTTCTTATGATATTTGTGCTGCTATATCGGTTCATGGTAGCCCTCCACTTTATTGCTACCATTATATAGTAAAACCTTTACCATTTTCAGCTTTTTTTACAGGAAAATAAAGGTAAATAGGTTTTATTTTTTCTTCCTTGATCCTAGCCAATAAAAAATGACGGCGATAACACCCCCTACTGCTGCCCATATCCAACTTGGTATCCCAGTTTGAATAGGCTCCGGAGAAACAGCTCGTACTTCTTCATACTCTCGCACTTCTTCATTTTCAACTTCTAACGTTCTTTCAATCGTGATTTCTTCTCCTAATACATTTATTTTCGCAAAGATATGATACACCCCGGGTCCAAATGCTTCATTCTCCCATGTGACAGGATACCTTATCTCAGATGCCGGAACCATTGTAAATGGCGGTATTTCTCCAGAAAATAGCTCGTCTCCTTCCTCATTTTCTATTTCGTATTCACCTTCCGTTCCTCTTAAAATCATTTGTCCCTCATTAATAAATTCGAAGTACAATTCTGGACCTATTGGACGGATATTGAGCCCAAC
The Bacillus shivajii DNA segment above includes these coding regions:
- a CDS encoding WxL domain-containing protein produces the protein MNRYSSTNIIRKILILTLSTIVIICLAINVPSAKSITKEMRTNVSVTGGTIHVHSSMDRVLFERNSGSDYASAKAGDLTIVDATGTGNGWTLTVKSKPIIETSTNDEIKDFHGGLLLETNNATIRGKTGSATKPNWKHGGAFSINNKMPLKVLHAKEGEGMGSYKVRFGNDSLKMQIPEHAIHNEENLSYQTTLVWNIISGP
- a CDS encoding NUDIX hydrolase, whose amino-acid sequence is MFIVNVEAAIYDNGKWLIIERSKKEEHAGGLLSLVGGKVDDEGNSFDILERTVKREIMEEVGVTVKEDLQYVHSTSFVTDSGDKVVDIVFLATYESGEAYAKSPDEVGEVFWFTTEEVANHTNSPVYLKESIKKAVSML